The genomic segment AGCCTCTATCCCACTGGAGCCCGCATCATGACCCTGCTCGACGCACCCCGATTCGACGAAGCCAAGGATCGCCGCAAGCGCGTTATCGCATATTCATGCGTGGCGGCCTTCACGGCGGCGGTCATCCTGGGCTGGATCGTCTCCGGTTTTCCCATCGACTGGCCCTGGCACTGGTTCGCCCACATGCGCGGCCGCTCCGAGATCAACACCTTCCTCACCGACGTCGAGAAGAACGACATGGCCGCGGCCTACGGCGTTTGGATCCACAACCCCAAATGGCAGCAGCAGAACGCTCCGGACCAGGGCTATACCTTCGCCCGCTTCCAGGAGGACTGGAGCCCGACCAGCCACGACAACGACTACGGCGCCATCAAGCACCACGACATTGCCGCCGCCCGCTTCGCCGGGAACGTGCTGGTGGTCGGCGTCTACATCAACCAGCGCAAGAGCAAGCCGCTCTTCCTGGCCTACGACCCGAAGGCCAAGACACTGAGCTACTCGCCGGTGGAGCTGTATCTGGGTCCGTAGGATGTTAACGGTCTAGTAACATCGCCGAATTTTTCCACATTTTGTGGATATGGTTTTCTGTAGGGAAGGTTTTGCGCATAAGTCGCTTGGTTTGTTAAATTTAGTTCGATTAATATTCGCAAAAAGCGAAGAGATGGAGAAGCAAAAACAGGGGGAGGGGTAGCTAATTGTCTAGTAAACTTCTGCTTATTCCCCCGCGGTTCTCCCTGTGCTTTGAAGTCGGAACACAGCACGGCCTACGTTTATAAGCGTAGCGGATTTAGTGGATTGGGGCTGTGATGGTGGTCACGACCGATTGGGAATGACCAATCTGTGAAGTAGTGCTCTTTCCCTACGCCCTTGGCTGAGCTGACGGAGCTTTTTCGAGGCGTGAGGAGTGGCGCTCCGCGACGAGCCAGCGACCGTCGCGGAGGACCCAAACGTCAGTGATCATGAAATTGCCGGAGATGTCGCGGCCGTTCCACGGGTCGGCGTCCTGCGAGTAGGCCAGAGTGGCGACGGCGACGTCTCCCCAGACTGATACGTTCATGTCGTGGATGACCTGGCGGTGGATGACGTAGTTTGGGAGGGCGGCGAGCCACGCACCTAGCGGGAAACGCGATAGGTCTCGGCCTTCGATGCCGACCAGAAGCTGGTACTCGGGGGCCATGAACTGCTTAGCCGCCGCGACGTCGCGGCGCAGGATGGCTGCGTTCCACTGCTGCTCTGCTTCGCGAACGGCTGCTTCCGCGTGGCTCATGGGGTCTCCGGGGGTAGGGGGTGGGAGGCATGCCGAAGGCGGTTAGGCCTTCAGCTCCGTCAGGGTTTTGTCGAGGCTGGCTGCGTCTTCGACGTTGAGCGCCTTTTGCGTGGAATCGATCTGCTTCATGAGGCCGGTGAGGACTTTGCCGGGTCCGACCTCGATGAAGGTGCCGGCGCCGACAGCGACGAGGGCCTTGACGCAATCCACCCAGCGGACAGCGCCGGTGACCTGGCGGATGAGGGCATCTTTGGCTTCTGCGGCCGTGGTGACGAGGGTGCCGGTGACATTTGCGGCCACGCGCACCTGCGGGTCATTGAGGGTGAGGGCGTCGAGGACGCGGGCGACTTCCTCCTGGGCCGGCTGCATGAGCGCGCAGTGGAACGGCGCGCTGACGGGGAGCATGACAGCGCGCTTGGCGCCCTTCTCCTTGCAGAGGGCGGCGGCTTTTTCAACGGCGGCCGCCGCTCCGGAGATGACGGTCTGCGAGGGCGAATTGAGGTTGGCGGCCTGCACGGTCTGGCCGGTTTCGGCGGCAGCCTGGGCGCAGGCTTCAGCCACCAGCGCGGGATCGAGCATAAGGACCGCGGCCATGGCGCCCTGTCCGGGTGCGACGGCTTGCTGCATCGCCTTGCCGCGGGCCTTCACGGAGCGGACCGCGTCCGCAAAGCTCAGCGTGCCGGCGGCGACGTGCGCGGACCACTCGCCGAGCGAGTGTCCCGCGGCCAGGGTCGGCTTGATGCCCTTCTCGGCGAGAACCCGAAAGGCGGCGACGCTGACGGTGAGGATAGCGGGCTGGGTGTTCTCGGTGAGGCGGAGGTCCGATTCGGGTCCTTCGAAGCACAGCTTCGAGATGGAGAAGCCGAGGGCTTCGTCGGCTTCTGCGAAGGTTTGTTTGGCGACGGGAAACTGCTCGGACAGCTCGCGGCCCATGTCGACGGCCTGCGATCCCTGTCCCGGAAAGAGAAAGGCGATGTTCGTACTCATGTCGTAGAGAATTTTATCGCTCCGGGCACCTGCGGTGCGGCCACTGCGCCTTCGGCGCCATTCGGCACCTGCGGTGCGGCTAACTGCGCCTTCGGCGCCATTCGGCACCTGCGGTGCGGCTAACTGCGCCTTCGGCGCCATTCGGCACCTGCGGTGCGGCTAACTGCGCCTTCGGCGCCATTCGGCACCTGCGGTGCGGCTAACTGCGCCTTCGGCGCCATCCGAGCTGGAATGAGGTTCGCGGTGTTGTGCCGCGACAGAGACGAGTCGCCAGGGATCTGGGCTGGATGGAGATCCTCCCACCCAAGCAGAGCTTGGATGGGGCACCCGCTCTCGTCCGGTGTTCGGTTTCGGCACAACATCGCGCTTTTGCGGACAGTTCCAGCATTGCTTGCGGTGCACTAGCTGCAGTTGGCTGTGGCCATGGGCGGCGGGTTGCACCGTGGATGCGGGACTTGCATTTCTCGGAGGCCGGTTTGAGACGTTCCGCGCTCGGGGCAGGATGGGGGCTTGAGATAGGTCTTGGACGTGCTTGCTCCAGGACGCGGAACAAATTTCCCTCACGCCTGGAGAAACTCAATGGACATGCGATCTTTTGGTCGACTTGGTGCCGTTTGCCTGTTCACCGCCACGATGTGTGCTGCCGCCGCGGGTGCGGCCACCGATCCTATGGCTGGGACCTGGAAGATGAATCCTGCAAAGAGCAAGCTGACGGACGAGATGAAGGTGACGGAAGCCGGTCCAAATACATACATGCTGAACTTTTCCGGCGACAACACGGAGACCATCGTGGCCAACGGCACGGATCAGCCAGGCCTGTTCGGCTCGACATTCGCGATCACTGTGCTGTCTCCGCATCGTTGGAAGATGGTGCGCAAGACGGGCGGCACAGTGACGATCTCGGCGATCTGGGAACTCTCGGATGACGGCAACACGCTCACGGACCACTTCACCGGCTACAGAGCAGACGGATCGACGACGGATCTGCTCTATAAGTACACGCGGATCGATGGCGGCTCAGGCTTTGCGGGAACCTGGGAGAGCACGGAGGAGCAGGTCAACTCTTCGTTCGAGATGCAGATTGAGACGTATGCGGGAGATGGGCTCTCGTTCATCAATCCGGCGCAGAAGATGACGAAGAACATCAAGTTCGACGGCAAGGACTATACGGCCGAGGGGCCTAATCTGCCGGCGGGCTACGCCACTTCAGGAAGGCGGCTGAGCGCCCAATCGGTTGAACTGACGGACAAGATCAACGGCAAGGTTCTGGACATGCAACAGGTGGAGGTTGCGCCGGATGGCAAGAGTCTGACGATCACGACGCAGATTCCCGGGCGCAGGAAGCCGAATATTCAGGTCTTCGAGCGGGAGTGAGGGTGGACGCATTCAAAGAGCGAACAGCAGGTTCTCGCGATGTTGCGTGGAGGATCCGAGCGCGGCCTCATTCAGCCGCATGACTCCGCAGCGCATGAGATAGTCGGCAGTTGCGTCGAACTCCACTGAGCTGACAGTAGGGTCCTCCGAGGAACCTGGCGGGATGAAGAGGACCATGCCTTGTCTTGCCCGGGTCAGGAGAACGCGATAGGCATTGCGGCGGAAGGTCTGCTTGTCGGGATTCTTGATCTGAATCCATCGATTGGTAGAGCCGGGGCGGAAGTTGCGCAATTGCCAGTTGCGATGAGAGTCGCTCCATATGAAGTCACCTCCCCAACAGAGGCCGATCCAGTCGAGTTCGAGACCTTGAATTTCGAACTCCGTCGCGAACACCTCGCATTGGAAACTGGAACGGACGTCCGCCTGATCCGCGAGATACCAGTGCTCCCACGGGTATTCAGCGTGAAAGCTGGAACTGGGTTCAAGACCCTCAGCCCGAAGACGAGCCGCTCCCGAGGATCCGACTAGTCCAAAGCGGTTTCCACCGATCCCCTGACGGCGTAGACAGGTCCGAACCTCTTGCAGGTCGCGCGAGAGAAAGATCGGAAAGCGCTTTGCGATTTCAAGCGCAGATGCATCCTTGGGACGACCGTCAAGGACATGGTTGACCCACTGCGCGAGCTTCTCAGCGCGAAGGCTACGATTGGAGGTTCGAAGATGCAGAGACTCATTCGTGAGAACCCTTGTCTGTGATGAGTCACCTTCAAAGAGACGATGCCCCGCGGTGGATGCGCCACCCTGCAAGACCTCAGGAGATGCATAGACGGTCCAGTCTTTCGGGCGTTCGGCAAGGGCCTTGCCCCACTCTTCAAGACCGGCTTCGCCGTCATTGATTTCTTGTCCGCCACCGACGAGTGCGATGACCGCCGCCCAGTCCCGATGCCGCTCCATGATATTCAGAAGCATCTCGGGTTCGGAGTAATCTCGATTGAACTTCTTTTTGTTCTGCGCGCGGTTCCATGCACGTTGGGCTTCGTCGAAGATGACGGCGTGGTTTGACGGAACGCCGAGGTTGTCTTCTGTGTGGTATCGGGCAAAAACATGCACGTTCTCAATCAGAGTCTTTGCTTTAACGCGGGCGTCAGGTGCACTGTCGCCGGTTTTACGGCTCTCCTGCGTGAACAGGTGCTGAAGCACCTTCACGAGCGGTCCATTGCCGCTCATGAAATGGACGGCATCCGAGGTGTTCGCGCTATCCAGGTGAGCGAGGCTCAAGCCGACCAGCGTTTTGCCCGATCCGGGGACTCCGGTAAGAAAACAGATGATGTGTTTCTTTTGAGACCTCGCCTCGTCCACGTACTTCTGGATCGTATCGCGGACTGTTTCGATCTCATGCTCAGACGCTTCAGAGTGCGCGATCTCGCGGATAGATAAACCCGTCCGCAGCTGTTTTGCAGCTTCGATGATGGTGGGCACGGGATGATAGGGGCTGTCGTCCCATTGTTCCGGGTGAAGCTGCTCGCGTCCGTTGCGGGCGACTGCAAGAAGAACGTTGGCGAGGCTCTCCCACGGAGTCTTCATTACGTTCGCTATCCAGTAGGTGGCGAGTTGGGGGAACATTTCCATCTGCCGGATTGGATCGAGTTCGGGTTCGTTGGCATGGGGCGAAACGATGATTGGAAAGATGCGGTGGTCGGCCGATGCTTTATGGAAATAGTGCAGTAAGAGTGCGTACTCCTCGATTTGGCGGCGTGCCTCGGTGAAAGCGCTTCCGGACTTCGCCTCGAGGACAACGATGTTATTTGCGATCAGCAGAACGATGTCGATGCGAAGTTCTTTCCGAGGGATGGAGTACTCGAAGAGGATGCCCCAGTTGGTGGCGTCGGGGTGCTCTTCAACGCAATGTTGGAGAGCGGAACGAAGCGAGCCGATGTCGCTCTTCCAGGTGAGCGTTTGGTCGGTGTATTGACTGGTGTAGCCGCGACGAGCGTAACCGATGGAAAGACGAGCGAGAATCTGCTCGTCGGATAGCGAGAGGAATTCACCCAAGGTGGACCGGTGGAAGGATGGCACCGATTCATAGTACCTGGTGCGCTGCTGATTGTTGATCCGGGTTCGGAAGGTCCGCCCTACGACTGCGGGCGTGTTTGCCGATCAGGCCAGGTTGTCGGGTTGGAAGCCGGCTAGTTGCATGGCGCGGTCGGCTTCGGGGTTGCGCATGAAGGTCTGCCAGACCATTCCGGTGCGGAGGTTCTCGGCCATGAGGACGCTGATGCCGAGGTCGATGCCGAGGACGTCGGGGTTGTACCAGTTGGCTGATGGGTTGAAGGCGTCGACAAAGCCATAGCGGCCCCACGCTTTGTTGCCGAAGCGCGCGCGGAGATTGCGCTGGACGCGGAGGCACTCGGTGGGTAGGAAGGGGAGCGAGCCAGCAGTGGCGGAGGGGACTACGGTGCCGTCGATCATGCCCCGAGAAGGTGGGCCGCCCCAGACGGTGTAGCCACGCATGGAATCGGATGCGGTGATGCCCCAGAGATCGTCGCGATACCACTTGGGCATGGAGAGGCAGAAGGCGCGGTGTGCGCGGGTCGCGGTGACGGAGTTTTGGAAGTAGTTGGTGTAGCCGTCGCGCTTGTGGCGGAAGTCGAACCAGGCGTGCGAGTACTGGTGGGTGAAGATGGGGTCGTTGCCGCTGATGTAGTTGAAGCCGGCGTACTGGATGCGCGGACGCGAGAAGGCTTTCCAGGTATCGGGCGAGACGGGGTGCGTGGGTGAGCCGATGGCGAGCAGGTAGATCATCATCAGCTCGCAGTAGTGGTTCCAGCGGCCGGAGAGGAAGCCGGACTCGGGTTTCCAGCCCATGGAGAAGGCGGGCCCACCGTTGAACATCCAGGGCCAGTCGACGCGCTCGTAGATCTGCTGGGCTAGGGATTGGATCTTCGCGTCAGAGAAATAGGCGCGGGCGGTGAGGACGCCGCAGAGAAGGATGGCAGTGTCGATGGAGGAGAGTTCGACACGATCCCAGCGCACGCCGGTTTCGACGTCGGTGAAGTGGTAGAAGAAGCCGCGGAGTTGGGGCATGCGGTTCAGGTGCCAGTCGAGGGCGGTGCGGACGCGCTCCATGACTTCTTCGTGGGGAAGGTAGCCATGGCTGTCGGCGATGCAGAGGGCGGTGAGGCCGAATCCAGTAGCGGCGATGGAGGCCAGGCGGCGGGGATCGCGGGCGCCTTTGAGGTTGTTGCGGGCGCGGTCGAGGACCTGGCCGGTGTTGGGGCTGGCTTGCTCGTAGAAGTAGAGACAGCCCTGACGGATCAGGTCGTCAAGGAAGGCGTCGTCGTCGCGATTGAGACGGAGCGCCTGGCCCGCGAAGGCAAGGCTGGCCGGCGCGACTGCGCAGCCAGCGGTCAGCGCCATAAGCCGCAGGACCTGACGCCGATCGAGCATCGGCATGTTGCTTGAATCCCCAGTTCAGTCACCGGCCGGCCCAGACGTGCAACGATCTCAAGCCGAGGGTCCCCATTCCTCCGGTCCAGCGGAAACTCCGCCTCCCGGAACCCCGGCGCACCTATGAGTGCAGACAACGGCAATTGGTGATGTGAACAGGATGACAGGGATGGAGGCGCGCGGCAAGGAAACATTTCTTAAGAATTCCGGATACCGGAAAGCGGCGGGGATGACGGATCTGGTGCGCGGGAAGCGGGTGGGATCCATGTGCGGATGATGGGGAGTTTAGAACTGAAGCATGAGTCTGCGGCGGGTGATGAAGGGCGGCTGGGTGGATCGGAAGGCCGGACCGCGCGGGCCGAATGGACGAGGGATCTGCCGCTGGTGCTCGCTGGAGGTTCCGCCGCGGAGGTATACGTTTTGTTCCGCCTATTGCGTGCATGAGTGGAAGCTGCGGACGCAGCCGGGCTATGTGCGGGACAAGGTGTTTGAGCGGGATCGGGGAGTCTGCGCGTGCTGCGGGGTGGATGCGCCGGCGGCGGAACGGCAGTTGCGGTATTCGCGAGGGACTCGGCGTGCAGAGCTGCTGAAGCACTGGGGATTGAAGACGCGGACGCGGAAGAGCTTGTGGGATGCGGATCACATTGTGCCGGTGGCCGAAGGCGGCGGAGAGTGCGATCTGGAGAATATCCGGACGCTGTGCTTAAGGTGTCATCGGGTGGTGACGGTGGAGTTGCGGGTGAGGATGAGGGCAGGGGGGCGATCTATTGCACCGTAAAGGTGGCCCTACCAATGGTCGCTGACAGGCCGAGCGAATCGTAGCCTACAGCTGAAACCGTGTGCGTACCCAACGACAATCCCGAAGCCGCGTAGGTCAAGGACCAGCCGGAGTATTTATATGCAGCGTTGTTGTATGCGGCGGCCACATCTGGCCGATAAAGGCTCAGAGTAGCGTCACCCGCGTTGTTTCCATCGATCAAGATTTGCACCCGGCTCACGGGAGCGCCATCCTGCGGGTCTAGTGCCCAGCCCCCGACCACCAGATTATCCGCCTGGCTGACGGTCCTCGAGTGTGTCCGCGCATCCATGACTTGACTGATCGCGCCCCACGGAGGACCGACGCTCGTAGTAGCCACTGTGAAGGTGGCTGTGCTGAACATCCCCGAAAGGTTTAGTGAGTCGTAACCCACAGCCGAAACCGTGTGTTTCCCCAGCGACAACCCCAATGCCGGATAGGTGAAGGTCCAGCCGGAGTTCAGATAGGCAGGATTGTTGTAAGCGGCAGCTACATCGGGACGGGCCAGACTCAATGTGGCATTGCCCGCGTCGCTTCCGTCGATCAAGATTTGCACCCTGCTCACGGGAGCCCCGTCCTGCGGGTCCAGTGCCCAGCCCCCGACCACCAGATTATCCGCCTGGCCGACGGTCGACGAGTGTGTCCGCGCATCCATGGCTTGACTGATCGCGCCCCAGGGCGAGCCGACGCTCGTAGTAGCAACGGTGAAGGTGGTTAGGTCGAGCCTCCCTGCAAGGCCTAGAGAATCGTAGCCCACCGCCGAAACCGTATGTTTTCCCAGCGACAACCCCGATGCCGGATAGGTGAAGGTCCAGCCGGAGTTCAGATAGGCAGGATTGTTGTAAGCAGCAGCCACATCGGGACGGGGCAGACCCAACGTGGCGTTGCCTACACCTTTTCCGTCGATCAGGACCTGCACCGTGTTCACAGGAGAGCTATCCGGCAGGTCTAATGCCCAGCCCCCGACCACCAGCGTGTCTGCCTGGGCGACGGTTTTCGAGTGTGTCCGTGCATCCATGGCCTGACTGATCGCGCCCCAGGGCGGGGAAACGGGGGATATCGTGTCGGAACTGCTTTCGGCGTACAGCGCATCGCCCTCATAGACGGCCTTGACCTGATGCCCAGCCGGGACGCGGATGCCGCTCAGCGTGGCGGTGGCGGTCGTAGTTAGCTTGTTGATTACCACGCCCATGCCCCCAGGGTACTGCGTCAGCTCGGCTTCGAAATCCTCGATGCCGTCCCCGTTGAAGTCCGCCCCATCACGGAGGTTGACTTCTCCCGGGATATCGATCGCCGGTTCGAACGTTCCGTCTCCGTTGGCCGGGAGTATGAAAGAGACTTCGTGGTAATTCACATATTTACTTCCCGCGAGATCCGCTATGGAGTCCCCGTTGAAATCCCCTATCAACGAGGCGAGTGGTGAGGTATAGGACGCCCTCTTAAAGCCGCCGCCGCTTTCCCCAAGAAGCACCCATTGCCCCACCGAATCCCCCGAAACCCCCGCATCCAAGTCCAGGAGACCGTCTTGGTTGAAGTCCGCAACGGCTAGATAAAAAGAATAGCCCGGGTGTTCGCCCGTGTCTTGGGTCGCGTAAAAGGTACCGTCGCCCTTGCCCATGAATATGCCCACTTCCGAGTCAGGGGGTGGATAAAGTGAACCAGCTATATCTAGGTTGCCGTCGCCATTGAAGTCTCCCACCCCTAGGGGGCTAAGCCCACCCGTCGGGAACGTAACCTCCGCGCGGAAGGTGCCGTCACCATTTCCCAGCAATATACCCGACGTCGTTTGCATGTGGGACACCGCGAGATCAGGCATGCCGTCTCCATCGAAGTCCGCCACCGCCATGCCCCTGACATAATCGTTATCGTTTATTGTTATCGGGACGTCAATCGCCGGTCCGAACGTTCCATCGCCCTTGCCCAGGAGCACTTTAAGTGGGCCGACATCCCCGGAGGGGAAGACGAGGGTTGCGGCACTGATCACAACATCAAGATTGCCGTCTCCGTTGAAGTCTCCCACTGCCATGCAGTACGTGTGACCAATGTCGTCATGAATATCGTCTTGGGAAGTTCCCAGCGCGTTGAATGTGCCATCTCCGTTGCCCAGCATCATTGTCCGCCAACCTGAGACATTGCTTCCCGAGCTTTCTTTCGTTTTGACGAACACATCCGGAATGCCGTCCCCATTG from the Occallatibacter riparius genome contains:
- a CDS encoding YybH family protein, which translates into the protein MSHAEAAVREAEQQWNAAILRRDVAAAKQFMAPEYQLLVGIEGRDLSRFPLGAWLAALPNYVIHRQVIHDMNVSVWGDVAVATLAYSQDADPWNGRDISGNFMITDVWVLRDGRWLVAERHSSRLEKAPSAQPRA
- the fabD gene encoding ACP S-malonyltransferase is translated as MSTNIAFLFPGQGSQAVDMGRELSEQFPVAKQTFAEADEALGFSISKLCFEGPESDLRLTENTQPAILTVSVAAFRVLAEKGIKPTLAAGHSLGEWSAHVAAGTLSFADAVRSVKARGKAMQQAVAPGQGAMAAVLMLDPALVAEACAQAAAETGQTVQAANLNSPSQTVISGAAAAVEKAAALCKEKGAKRAVMLPVSAPFHCALMQPAQEEVARVLDALTLNDPQVRVAANVTGTLVTTAAEAKDALIRQVTGAVRWVDCVKALVAVGAGTFIEVGPGKVLTGLMKQIDSTQKALNVEDAASLDKTLTELKA
- a CDS encoding DUF2075 domain-containing protein, which codes for MPSFHRSTLGEFLSLSDEQILARLSIGYARRGYTSQYTDQTLTWKSDIGSLRSALQHCVEEHPDATNWGILFEYSIPRKELRIDIVLLIANNIVVLEAKSGSAFTEARRQIEEYALLLHYFHKASADHRIFPIIVSPHANEPELDPIRQMEMFPQLATYWIANVMKTPWESLANVLLAVARNGREQLHPEQWDDSPYHPVPTIIEAAKQLRTGLSIREIAHSEASEHEIETVRDTIQKYVDEARSQKKHIICFLTGVPGSGKTLVGLSLAHLDSANTSDAVHFMSGNGPLVKVLQHLFTQESRKTGDSAPDARVKAKTLIENVHVFARYHTEDNLGVPSNHAVIFDEAQRAWNRAQNKKKFNRDYSEPEMLLNIMERHRDWAAVIALVGGGQEINDGEAGLEEWGKALAERPKDWTVYASPEVLQGGASTAGHRLFEGDSSQTRVLTNESLHLRTSNRSLRAEKLAQWVNHVLDGRPKDASALEIAKRFPIFLSRDLQEVRTCLRRQGIGGNRFGLVGSSGAARLRAEGLEPSSSFHAEYPWEHWYLADQADVRSSFQCEVFATEFEIQGLELDWIGLCWGGDFIWSDSHRNWQLRNFRPGSTNRWIQIKNPDKQTFRRNAYRVLLTRARQGMVLFIPPGSSEDPTVSSVEFDATADYLMRCGVMRLNEAALGSSTQHRENLLFAL
- a CDS encoding glucoamylase family protein, whose translation is MPMLDRRQVLRLMALTAGCAVAPASLAFAGQALRLNRDDDAFLDDLIRQGCLYFYEQASPNTGQVLDRARNNLKGARDPRRLASIAATGFGLTALCIADSHGYLPHEEVMERVRTALDWHLNRMPQLRGFFYHFTDVETGVRWDRVELSSIDTAILLCGVLTARAYFSDAKIQSLAQQIYERVDWPWMFNGGPAFSMGWKPESGFLSGRWNHYCELMMIYLLAIGSPTHPVSPDTWKAFSRPRIQYAGFNYISGNDPIFTHQYSHAWFDFRHKRDGYTNYFQNSVTATRAHRAFCLSMPKWYRDDLWGITASDSMRGYTVWGGPPSRGMIDGTVVPSATAGSLPFLPTECLRVQRNLRARFGNKAWGRYGFVDAFNPSANWYNPDVLGIDLGISVLMAENLRTGMVWQTFMRNPEADRAMQLAGFQPDNLA
- a CDS encoding HNH endonuclease; its protein translation is MSLRRVMKGGWVDRKAGPRGPNGRGICRWCSLEVPPRRYTFCSAYCVHEWKLRTQPGYVRDKVFERDRGVCACCGVDAPAAERQLRYSRGTRRAELLKHWGLKTRTRKSLWDADHIVPVAEGGGECDLENIRTLCLRCHRVVTVELRVRMRAGGRSIAP
- a CDS encoding FG-GAP-like repeat-containing protein — translated: MASSVSLGDVLTLTATVKSGSTPLTRGLVNFCDAAAAYCTDVHILGSAQLTSAGTAVLRLRPRLGENSIKAVFAGTRSYLPSTSPASTLSVTDGATSTSITQSGTGRQGIYTLKASVTGSASRIAPTGKVSFVDRSDANAVLGTAQLGTGTLAQSFTIVNAPRIGGAKVVGDFNGDGIPDVFVKTKESSGSNVSGWRTMMLGNGDGTFNALGTSQDDIHDDIGHTYCMAVGDFNGDGNLDVVISAATLVFPSGDVGPLKVLLGKGDGTFGPAIDVPITINDNDYVRGMAVADFDGDGMPDLAVSHMQTTSGILLGNGDGTFRAEVTFPTGGLSPLGVGDFNGDGNLDIAGSLYPPPDSEVGIFMGKGDGTFYATQDTGEHPGYSFYLAVADFNQDGLLDLDAGVSGDSVGQWVLLGESGGGFKRASYTSPLASLIGDFNGDSIADLAGSKYVNYHEVSFILPANGDGTFEPAIDIPGEVNLRDGADFNGDGIEDFEAELTQYPGGMGVVINKLTTTATATLSGIRVPAGHQVKAVYEGDALYAESSSDTISPVSPPWGAISQAMDARTHSKTVAQADTLVVGGWALDLPDSSPVNTVQVLIDGKGVGNATLGLPRPDVAAAYNNPAYLNSGWTFTYPASGLSLGKHTVSAVGYDSLGLAGRLDLTTFTVATTSVGSPWGAISQAMDARTHSSTVGQADNLVVGGWALDPQDGAPVSRVQILIDGSDAGNATLSLARPDVAAAYNNPAYLNSGWTFTYPALGLSLGKHTVSAVGYDSLNLSGMFSTATFTVATTSVGPPWGAISQVMDARTHSRTVSQADNLVVGGWALDPQDGAPVSRVQILIDGNNAGDATLSLYRPDVAAAYNNAAYKYSGWSLTYAASGLSLGTHTVSAVGYDSLGLSATIGRATFTVQ